The sequence below is a genomic window from Ipomoea triloba cultivar NCNSP0323 chromosome 2, ASM357664v1.
taagTGCTTGCTTAGCCACAATTACACAGACACATATCCTTACCTACTATTGCATTGGCACGCACGCAATGATTCTAAGTATGGAAAAATATACATACGGTATGTACCTAAAAATGCGAGGAGGCAGAGGATTTCTGGAAGCGATGCGGAAAGGGGAGTAAGCAGCTTTGGCTTCAGATGCTCCTCTCGAGGCAGCGTTACGGACAGCCGGAGATCGGAAAACCACTCTGGCAACAGCTGCTATTGCCATTTTAAGCAATTCGATAACTTGTTCTCAGTGCGAGGCGATGTCAGTAGACAGTGGAGGGTTTTAGGGtttgataagttttttttttttgaatacgtTATTTTGTTATGGGATTGTTTGGCAATTACTGGGTTAATTAGTAGTCACGACTATGTTAGTGATTTTGATtagtaaataatattaatattttgtaaaaaaatatttggtataattaattgattatcACAATCGAAGAACGATTTTGGTGATTAACTACtcagtatta
It includes:
- the LOC116011473 gene encoding protein NUCLEAR FUSION DEFECTIVE 6, chloroplastic/mitochondrial-like, which encodes MAIAAVARVVFRSPAVRNAASRGASEAKAAYSPFRIASRNPLPPRIFRCPAELIACVESMQPYHTATASALMTSMLTVSPRSFGWLAKAINDDA